In Gadus morhua chromosome 2, gadMor3.0, whole genome shotgun sequence, a single window of DNA contains:
- the LOC115557087 gene encoding TOG array regulator of axonemal microtubules protein 1-like, giving the protein MLNVSAPSSWNAAASARRRALGGAEADLPGRECSQFANGQRSQAPGSPPASDVPEGVAGRGKCAFSPFPPVQERLRNGRIPREKLRGPPPHQAGEEAGPSGKRQKNGGRCFPDQRLTAEPELEEKLLDSRDEPSQGSLSGPQRDPPEPPGPHPFPKPELAMTQSLTLISSENWQEKMEGLTVLRSLAQNHVDTLLPRLRDVCLALVQEVKNLRSGVSRVAVCTLGVLYCHLQRAMDKEVDTTARALLHKAAESNAFIRGEVDAALGHMVRHCTPARCINAFLDGGLSHLSAAVRKCAAQHLADLLERVGVARLLSGGKAVTDRILPAVVKLALDSSPEPRSFGRRMLLFLSSHRDFDSLLEKNIPTKDLSAARKAVSGLKAKVRKAPPSRPTLPLGDGSGERCCCCCCVRVRVRVWVRRPRPQPRFPAVAPPGPRRSKGSSPNRPYHLGNMLVKIIYIYICSKYVCSFMTLYFVVPSREPNCKYSSKPLGPIMEDKAEYIRQLTVLLESKDFRERIKGLDQLVADCQHNPSMVIRSLFPVFDLFRDRLLESNRKVNLYALEALQGMVRLLKDNLSGVLNHLVPAIVDNHLNSKNRAVYSAATGALCELVLNLDNSLLLEPFCFKARVLSGQAKVDLIEKVAELVMELYPRRPQLVEQKALPLLWGLLGPSSGSVHRATTSLCRALHHQMGPGLRLSAASQPPSVGRDLNQLLRTMS; this is encoded by the exons ATGCTTAACGT CTCCGCCCCCTCTTCCTGGAACGCCGCTGCCTCCGCCCGCCGCCGGGCGCTCGGAGGCGCCGAGGCGGACCTCCCTGGGAGGGAGTGCTCCCAGTTCGCCAACGGCCAGAGGTCCCAGGCCCCAGGCAGCCCGCCGGCCTCTGACGTTCCTGAAGGCGTGGCGGGCAGAGGTAAGTGCGCGTTCAGCCCGTTTCCCCCTGTGCAGGAGCGTCTGAGGAACGGCAGGATCCCCCGGGAGAAGCTCCGgggcccgcccccccaccaggcAGGGGAAGAGGCCGGGCCCTCTGGGAAGCGGCAGAAGAACGGGGGCCGCTGTTTCCCCGACCAGAGGCTGACCGCTGAGCCcgagctggaggagaagctgtTGGATAGCAGAG atgaacCGTCCCAGGGCTCCCTCAGCGGCCCCCAGCGAGACCCACCAGAGCCCCCCGGGCCCCACCCCTTCCCCAAACCTGAGCTGGCCATGACACAGAGCCTCACTCTCATCAGCTCAGAGAactg GCAGGAGAAGATGGAAGGGCTCACGGTGCTGCGCAGTCTGGCCCAGAACCACGTGGACACGCTGCTCCCCAGGCTCCGCGACGTCTGCCTCGCCCTCGTGCAAGAG GTGAAGAACCTGCGTTCGGGCGTGTCCCGCGTAGCCGTGTGCACGCTGGGCGTCCTGTACTGCCACCTGCAGCGGGCTATGGACAAGGAGGTGGACACCACGGCCAGGGCGCTGCTGCACAAGGCGGCCGAGAGCAACGCCTTCATCCGGGGGGAAGTGGACGCAGCGCTGGGCCACATGGTGCGGCACTGCACGCCGGCACGCTGCATCAACGCCTTCCTGGACGGGGGTTTGAG cCACCTGAGCGCGGCGGTGAGGAAGTGCGCCGCCCAGCACCTGGCCGACCTGCTGGAGAGGGTGGGCGTGGCCCGCCTGCTGTCCGGAGGGAAGGCCGTGACGGACAGAATCCTCCCGGCCGTGGTCAAGCTGGCCCTGGACTCCTCCCCGGAACCCAG GTCCTTTGGCCGCCGGATGTTGCTGTTCCTGTCCTCCCACCGGGACTTTGATAGCCTGCTGGAGAAGAACATCCCCACCAAGGACCTTTCCGCCGCCCGCAAGGCGGTCAGTGGACTCAAGGCAAAGGTACGGAAGGCCCCGCCCTCTCGCCCCACCCTACCGCTTGGTGACGGGTCTGGtgaacgttgttgttgttgttgttgtgtcagggtcagggtcagggtctgggTGAGACGCCCCAGACCCCAGCCTCGCTTCCCGGCAGTGGCACCGCCAGGGCCTCGACGCTCCAAAGGAAGCTCCCCAAACCGACCATa CCACCTTGGAAATATGTTGGTGAAA atcatatatatatatatatgtagtaaGTATGTATGCAGTTTCATGACATTATATTTTGTGGTACCCTCCAGGGAGCCCAACTGCAAGTACAGCTCCAAACCTCTGGGGCCCATCATGGAAGACAAGGCTGAGTACATCAGGCAGCTCACCGTTCTGCTGGAGTCCAAGGACTTCAGGGAGCGCATCAAAGGCCTCGACCAGCTGGTGGCCGACTGCCAGCACAACCCCAGCATGGTCATCCGCAGCCTGTTCCCG GTGTTTGACCTCTTCAGAGACCGCCTGCTGGAGTCCAACCGTAAGGTGAACCTGTACGCCCTGGAGGCCCTGCAGGGGATGGTGCGCCTGCTGAAGGACAACCTGTCCGGGGTGCTCAACCACCTGGTGCCCGCCATCGTGGACAACCACCTCAACTCCAAGAACCGCGCTGTGTACTCGGCCGCCACAGGGGCCCTCTGCGAGCTGGTGCTGAACCTCG ACAACAGCCTCCTCCTTGAGCCGTTCTGCTTCAAGGCACGGGTTCTTAGCGGCCAAGCAAAGGTGGACCTGATCGAGAAGGTTGCAG agctggTGATGGAGCTGTACCCCCGCCGGCCCCAGCTGGTGGAGCAGAAGGCGCTGCCCCTCCTGTGGGGCCTGCTGGGCCCTTCCAGCGGCAGCGTGCACCGGGCGACAACCAGCCTGTGCCGAGCCCTCCACCATCAGATGGGGCCCGGCCTGCGGCTGAGCGCCGCCTCCCAGCCCCCGAGCGTCGGCAGGGACCTCAACCAGCTGCTGAGAACCATGTCCTGA